A section of the Triticum dicoccoides isolate Atlit2015 ecotype Zavitan chromosome 7A, WEW_v2.0, whole genome shotgun sequence genome encodes:
- the LOC119331406 gene encoding protein FAR1-RELATED SEQUENCE 5-like: protein MIRHLRNPMLDDFRKLIYCRMGVYQFEKSWAEFKANYEIKEENEWMSRMYKLRKKWAAAYTKGRYFLGMQSNQRSESLNSRLHNHLDRKMSLVDVVEHTEHCISRMRRNEAELDAICSQSVPFTRIDACLLEINAARIYTPNFFKMVRDCIRRSCAWVIQEQTTVNDLVRYEVVLKDGAEGGSRRLFSVECSFDGSLMNGAFCPCRKMECEAIPCAHIFVVLVFVGAATIPPWCVSKRWTMEAKAAFVLVRNANTHVWSEEMSRYRELRNIASMALFKVSKSGERSQQVKDYLQSIIDGPIENDDNTEETTFGPIPSHYSAASQASAERVLDPKIVDTKGAPCKKRMKPFHETLRETNGRKKRTRSYGQCKSSEHDRGKCPDLGK from the coding sequence ATCCAATGCTTGATGACTTCAGAAAACTCATATACTGTCGAATGGGAGTTTACCAGTTTGAGAAATCATGGGCTGAGTTCAAGGCGAATTATGAGATCAAAGAGGAGAATGAATGGATGTCCAGAATGTACAAACTTAGGAAAAAGTGGGCCGCAGCTTATACCAAGGGACGATATTTCTTGGGTATGCAGAGCAACCAGCGTAGTGAGAGTCTGAACTCTAGGCTCCACAATCATTTGGACCGGAAAATGTCGTTGGTTGATGTGGTGGAGCACACTGAGCACTGCATATCACGTATGCGGAGGAACGAGGCCGAGTTGGATGCAATATGTTCGCAGTCAGTTCCTTTCACTAGAATAGATGCTTGTCTGTTGGAGATAAATGCTGCTCGTATTTATACACCAAATTTTTTCAAGATGGTAAGAGATTGTATCCGGAGATCATGTGCATGGGTGATTCAAGAGCAAACAACAGTAAATGACTTGGTCAGGTATGAAGTAGTGTTAAAAGATGGAGCGGAAGGAGGGAGCAGACGTCTGTTCTCTGTAGAGTGTTCTTTTGATGGTTCGTTGATGAATGGTGCCTTCTGTCCTTGCCGTAAGATGGAGTGTGAAGCCATCCCTTGCGCGCACATTTTTGTTGTTCTGGTTTTCGTAGGGGCAGCGACCATTCCTCCATGGTGTGTTAGCAAAAGGTGGACAATGGAAGCCAAGGCTGCATTCGTGTTAGTGAGAAATGCAAATACACATGTGTGGTCAGAAGAGATGAGTCGTTACCGTGAACTGAGAAACATAGCTAGTATGGCCCTATTCAAAGTATCAAAAAGCGGGGAGCGTTCGCAGCAGGTGAAAGATTATCTCCAAAGTATCATCGATGGGCCCATCGAGAATGATGATAACACCGAGGAGACAACATTTGGTCCTATACCCTCTCACTACTCTGCCGCAAGCCAAGCTTCAGCGGAGAGAGTCCTTGATCCAAAAATAGTCGACACAAAAGGTGCTCCATGCAAGAAGAGAATGAAGCCATTTCACGAGACGTTGAGGGAAACGAACGGGCGGAAGAAGAGAACTAGAAGCTACGGCCAATGTAAAAGTTCCGAACATGACAGGGGGAAATGTCCAGATTTAGGGAAATAA